A single genomic interval of Macaca nemestrina isolate mMacNem1 chromosome 14, mMacNem.hap1, whole genome shotgun sequence harbors:
- the LOC105463977 gene encoding golgin subfamily A member 2 isoform X3 yields the protein MWPQPRLPPRPAMSEETRQSKLAAAKKKLREYQQRNSPGVPTGAKKKKKIKNGSNPETTTSGGCHSPEDIQDILKVLVSDLNRSNGVALPPLDKWKTPKDNADSLQPSDDTVLPGGVPSPGASLTSMAVSQNHDADNVPNLMDETKTFSSTESLRQLSQQLNGLVCESTTCVNGEGPASSANLKDLEKQQNQEITDQLEEEKKECHQKQGALREQLQVHIQTIGILVSEKAELQTALAHTQHAARQKEGESEDLASRLQYSRRRVGELERALSAVSTQQKKADRYNKELTKERDALRLELYKNTQNNEDLKQEKSELEEKLRVLVTEKAGMQLNLEELQKKLEMTELLLQQFSSRCEAPDANQQLQQAMEERAQLEAHLGQVMESVRQLQMERDKYAENLKGESAMWRQRMQQMSEQVHTLREEKECSMSRVQELETSLAELRNQMAEPPPPEPPAGPSEVEQQLQAEAEHLRKELESLAGQLQAQVQDNEGLSRLNREQEERLLELERAAELWGEQAEARRQILETMQNDRTTISRALSQNRELKEQLAELQSGFVKLTNENMEITSALQSEQHVKRELGKKLGELQEKLSELKETVELKSQEAQSLQQQRDQYLGHLQQYVAAYQQQVATYQQLTSEKEVLHNQLLLQTQLVDQLQQQEAQGKAVAEMARQELQEAQERLESVTQQNQQLRSQLSLMAHPGEGDGLDREEEEEEEEEVEAAPRPMPSIPEDLESREAMVAFFNSAVASAEEEQARLRGQLKEQRVRCRRLAHLLALAQKEPEVAAPAPGTGGDSVCGETHRALQGAMEKLQSRFMELMQEKADLKERVEELEHRCIQLSGETDTIGEYIALYQSQRAVLKERHREKEEYISRLAQDKEEMKVKLLELQELVLRLVGDRSEWHGRFLAAAQNPAHEPAPGAPAPQELGAADQQGDLCEVSLTGSAEAAQGEAREGSPRDNPTAQQIMQLLREMQNPRERPGLGSNPCIPFFYRADENDEVKITVI from the exons ATGTGGCCCCAACCCCGCCTCCCTCCCCGCCCCGCGATGTCGGAAGAAACCCGACAGAGCAAATTGGCCGCAGCGAAGAAAAAG TTGAGAGAATATCAGCAGAGGAACAGCCCTGGTGTTCCTACAGGAgcgaaaaagaagaagaaaataaaaaatggcagTAACCCTGAGACAACCACTTCTGGTGGTTGCCACTCACCTGAGGAT ATTCAGGACATTCTGAAGGTGCTGGTGTCCGACCTTAACCGTTCCAATGGGGTAGCGCTCCCCCCATTGGACAAGTGGAAG ACACCCAAGGACAATGCTGATTCTCTACAACCGTCTGATGACACTGTGTTACCTGGCGGTGTCCCTTCCCCTGGTGCCAGTCTCACTAGCATGGCGGTATCTCAG AATCATGATGCTGACAATGTCCCTAATCTCATGGATGAAACTAA GACTTTCTCATCAACCGAGAGCCTGCGACAACTCTCCCAACAGCTCAATGGTCTTGTTTGTGAG TCTACGACATGTGTGAATGGGGAGGGCCCTGCATCATCTGCTAACCTGAAGGATCTGGAG AAACAACAGAACCAAGAAATTACGGATCAGTTGGAAGAA gaaaagaaagaatgccACCAAAAGCAGGGAGCCCTAAGGGAGCAGTTACAG GTTCACATTCAGACCATAGGGATCCTCGTATCAGAGAAAGCTGAGTTACAGACAGCCCTGGCTCACACTCAGCATGCTGCCAGGCAGAAAGAAG GAGAGTCCGAAGATCTGGCCAGTCGCCTGCAGTATTCCCGGAGGCGTGTGGGAGAGTTGGAGCGGGCTCTCTCTGCTGTCTCCACGCAGCAGAAGAAAGCAGACAGG TACAACAAGGAGTTAACCAAAGAGAGAGATGCCCTCAGGCTGGAGTTATACAAGAACAC CCAAAACAATGAAGACCTGAAGCAAGAGAAATCAGAATTGGAAGAGAAGCTTCGGGTCCTAGTGACTGAGAAGGCTGGCATGCAACTTAACTTGGAAGAACTGCAAAAGAAGTTAGAGATGACAGAACTCTTGCTTCAACAG TTTTCAAGCCGGTGTGAAGCCCCTGACGCTAACCAGCAGTTACAGCAGGCCATGGAGGAGCGGGCACAGCTGGAAGCACACCTGGGGCAG gtAATGGAGTCAGTTAGACAACTACAAATGGAGAGAGATAAATATGCAGAGAATCTCAAAGGAGAGAGCGCCATGTGGCGGCAGAGGATGCAGCAGATGTCAGAGCAG GTGCACACATtgagggaggagaaggaatgTAGCATGAGTCGGGTACAGGAGCTGGAGACGAGCTTGGCTGAACTGAGGAACCAGATGG CTGAACCCCCACCCCCAGAGCCCCCAGCAGGGCCCTCCGAGGTGGAGCAGCAGCTACAAGCGGAGGCTGAGCACCTACGGAAGGAGCTGGAGAGTCTGGCAGGACAGCTCCAAGCCCAGGTGCAAGACAATGAGGGCTTGAGTCGCCTGaaccgggagcaggaggagaggctgcTGGAGCTGGAGCGGGCGGCCGAGCTCTGGGGGGAGCAGGCGGAGGCGCGCAGGCAAATCCTGGAGACCATGCAGAATGACCGCACCACCATCAGCCGCGCACTCTCCCAGAACCGGGAGCTCAAGGAGCAGCTGGCTGAGCTGCAGAGCGGATTCGTAAAGCTG ACTAATGAGAACATGGAGATCACCAGCGCACTGCAGTCGGAGCAGCACGTCAAGAGGGAGCTGGGAAAGAAGCTGGGTGAGCTGCAGGAGAAGCTGAGCGAGCTGAAGGAAACG GTGGAGCTGAAGAGCCAAGAGGCTCAGAGTCTACAGCAGCAGCGAGACCAGTACCTGGGACACCTGCAGCAGTATGTGGCCGCCTATCAGCAGCAGGTGGCCACCTATCAGCAGCTAACCTCTGAGAAGGAGGTGCTGCACAACCAGTTACTGCTGCAGACCCAGCTCGTGGaccagctgcagcagcaggaagCTCAGGGCAAAGCGGTAGCCGAGATGGCCCGCCAAGAGTTGCAGGAAGCCCAG GAGCGCCTGGAATCTGTCACCCAGCAGAACCAGCAGCTACGGTCCCAATTGAGCCTCATGGCTCATCCTGGGGAAG GAGATGGACtggacagggaggaggaggaagaagaggaggaggaggtggaggcagcGCCTCGGCCCATGCCAAGCATCCCGGAGGACCTGGAGAGCCGGGAAGCCATG GTGGCATTTTTCAACTCAGCTGTAGCCAGTGCCGAGGAGGAGCAGGCAAGGCTACGTGGGCAGCTGAAGGAGCAAAGGGTGCGCTGCCGGCGCCTGGCTCACCTGCTGGCCTTGGCCCAGAAGGAGCCTGAGGTGGCAGCCCCGGCCCCAGGGACTGGGGGCGATTCTGTGTGTGGGGAAACCCACCGGGCCCTGCAGGGGGCCATGGAGAAGCTGCAG AGCCGCTTTATGGAGCTCATGCAGGAGAAGGCGGACCTGAAGGAGAGGGTAGAGGAACTGGAACATCGCTGTATCCAGCTGTCTGGAGAGACAGACACCATTG GAGAGTACATCGCACTGTACCAGAGTCAGAGGGCAGTGCTGAAGGAGCGGCACCGGGAGAAGGAGGAGTATATCAGCAGGCTGGCCCAAGACAAGGAGGAGATGAAG GTGAAGCTGCTGGAGTTGCAGGAGCTGGTCTTACGGCTTGTGGGCGACCGCAGCGAGTGGCATGGCAGATTCCTGGCAGCTGCCCAGAACCCTGCCCATGAGCCTGCTCCAGGGGCCCCAGCCCCCCAGGAGCTTGGGGCTGCCGACCAGCAGGGTG ATCTTTGCGAGGTGAGCCTCACCGGCAGCGCGGAGGCCGCCCAAGGAGAGGCCAGGGAGGGCTCTCCCCGTGACAACCCCACTGCACAGCAGATCATGCAGCTGCTTCGTGAGATGCAGAACCCCCGGGAGCGCCCAGGCTTGGGCAGCAACCCCTGCATTCCTTTTTTTTACCGGGCTGACGAGAACGATGAGGTGAAGATCACTGTCATCTAA
- the LOC105463977 gene encoding golgin subfamily A member 2 isoform X1: MWPQPRLPPRPAMSEETRQSKLAAAKKKLREYQQRNSPGVPTGAKKKKKIKNGSNPETTTSGGCHSPEDIQDILKVLVSDLNRSNGVALPPLDKWKTPKDNADSLQPSDDTVLPGGVPSPGASLTSMAVSQNHDADNVPNLMDETKTFSSTESLRQLSQQLNGLVCESTTCVNGEGPASSANLKDLESRYQQLAVALDSSYVTNKQLNITIEKLKQQNQEITDQLEEEKKECHQKQGALREQLQVHIQTIGILVSEKAELQTALAHTQHAARQKEGESEDLASRLQYSRRRVGELERALSAVSTQQKKADRYNKELTKERDALRLELYKNTQNNEDLKQEKSELEEKLRVLVTEKAGMQLNLEELQKKLEMTELLLQQFSSRCEAPDANQQLQQAMEERAQLEAHLGQVMESVRQLQMERDKYAENLKGESAMWRQRMQQMSEQVHTLREEKECSMSRVQELETSLAELRNQMAEPPPPEPPAGPSEVEQQLQAEAEHLRKELESLAGQLQAQVQDNEGLSRLNREQEERLLELERAAELWGEQAEARRQILETMQNDRTTISRALSQNRELKEQLAELQSGFVKLTNENMEITSALQSEQHVKRELGKKLGELQEKLSELKETVELKSQEAQSLQQQRDQYLGHLQQYVAAYQQQVATYQQLTSEKEVLHNQLLLQTQLVDQLQQQEAQGKAVAEMARQELQEAQERLESVTQQNQQLRSQLSLMAHPGEGDGLDREEEEEEEEEVEAAPRPMPSIPEDLESREAMVAFFNSAVASAEEEQARLRGQLKEQRVRCRRLAHLLALAQKEPEVAAPAPGTGGDSVCGETHRALQGAMEKLQSRFMELMQEKADLKERVEELEHRCIQLSGETDTIGEYIALYQSQRAVLKERHREKEEYISRLAQDKEEMKVKLLELQELVLRLVGDRSEWHGRFLAAAQNPAHEPAPGAPAPQELGAADQQGDLCEVSLTGSAEAAQGEAREGSPRDNPTAQQIMQLLREMQNPRERPGLGSNPCIPFFYRADENDEVKITVI, encoded by the exons ATGTGGCCCCAACCCCGCCTCCCTCCCCGCCCCGCGATGTCGGAAGAAACCCGACAGAGCAAATTGGCCGCAGCGAAGAAAAAG TTGAGAGAATATCAGCAGAGGAACAGCCCTGGTGTTCCTACAGGAgcgaaaaagaagaagaaaataaaaaatggcagTAACCCTGAGACAACCACTTCTGGTGGTTGCCACTCACCTGAGGAT ATTCAGGACATTCTGAAGGTGCTGGTGTCCGACCTTAACCGTTCCAATGGGGTAGCGCTCCCCCCATTGGACAAGTGGAAG ACACCCAAGGACAATGCTGATTCTCTACAACCGTCTGATGACACTGTGTTACCTGGCGGTGTCCCTTCCCCTGGTGCCAGTCTCACTAGCATGGCGGTATCTCAG AATCATGATGCTGACAATGTCCCTAATCTCATGGATGAAACTAA GACTTTCTCATCAACCGAGAGCCTGCGACAACTCTCCCAACAGCTCAATGGTCTTGTTTGTGAG TCTACGACATGTGTGAATGGGGAGGGCCCTGCATCATCTGCTAACCTGAAGGATCTGGAG AGCCGGTACCAACAGCTAGCGGTAGCCCTGGACTCCAGCTAtgtaacaaacaaacaactcaatATCACGATAGAGAAATTG AAACAACAGAACCAAGAAATTACGGATCAGTTGGAAGAA gaaaagaaagaatgccACCAAAAGCAGGGAGCCCTAAGGGAGCAGTTACAG GTTCACATTCAGACCATAGGGATCCTCGTATCAGAGAAAGCTGAGTTACAGACAGCCCTGGCTCACACTCAGCATGCTGCCAGGCAGAAAGAAG GAGAGTCCGAAGATCTGGCCAGTCGCCTGCAGTATTCCCGGAGGCGTGTGGGAGAGTTGGAGCGGGCTCTCTCTGCTGTCTCCACGCAGCAGAAGAAAGCAGACAGG TACAACAAGGAGTTAACCAAAGAGAGAGATGCCCTCAGGCTGGAGTTATACAAGAACAC CCAAAACAATGAAGACCTGAAGCAAGAGAAATCAGAATTGGAAGAGAAGCTTCGGGTCCTAGTGACTGAGAAGGCTGGCATGCAACTTAACTTGGAAGAACTGCAAAAGAAGTTAGAGATGACAGAACTCTTGCTTCAACAG TTTTCAAGCCGGTGTGAAGCCCCTGACGCTAACCAGCAGTTACAGCAGGCCATGGAGGAGCGGGCACAGCTGGAAGCACACCTGGGGCAG gtAATGGAGTCAGTTAGACAACTACAAATGGAGAGAGATAAATATGCAGAGAATCTCAAAGGAGAGAGCGCCATGTGGCGGCAGAGGATGCAGCAGATGTCAGAGCAG GTGCACACATtgagggaggagaaggaatgTAGCATGAGTCGGGTACAGGAGCTGGAGACGAGCTTGGCTGAACTGAGGAACCAGATGG CTGAACCCCCACCCCCAGAGCCCCCAGCAGGGCCCTCCGAGGTGGAGCAGCAGCTACAAGCGGAGGCTGAGCACCTACGGAAGGAGCTGGAGAGTCTGGCAGGACAGCTCCAAGCCCAGGTGCAAGACAATGAGGGCTTGAGTCGCCTGaaccgggagcaggaggagaggctgcTGGAGCTGGAGCGGGCGGCCGAGCTCTGGGGGGAGCAGGCGGAGGCGCGCAGGCAAATCCTGGAGACCATGCAGAATGACCGCACCACCATCAGCCGCGCACTCTCCCAGAACCGGGAGCTCAAGGAGCAGCTGGCTGAGCTGCAGAGCGGATTCGTAAAGCTG ACTAATGAGAACATGGAGATCACCAGCGCACTGCAGTCGGAGCAGCACGTCAAGAGGGAGCTGGGAAAGAAGCTGGGTGAGCTGCAGGAGAAGCTGAGCGAGCTGAAGGAAACG GTGGAGCTGAAGAGCCAAGAGGCTCAGAGTCTACAGCAGCAGCGAGACCAGTACCTGGGACACCTGCAGCAGTATGTGGCCGCCTATCAGCAGCAGGTGGCCACCTATCAGCAGCTAACCTCTGAGAAGGAGGTGCTGCACAACCAGTTACTGCTGCAGACCCAGCTCGTGGaccagctgcagcagcaggaagCTCAGGGCAAAGCGGTAGCCGAGATGGCCCGCCAAGAGTTGCAGGAAGCCCAG GAGCGCCTGGAATCTGTCACCCAGCAGAACCAGCAGCTACGGTCCCAATTGAGCCTCATGGCTCATCCTGGGGAAG GAGATGGACtggacagggaggaggaggaagaagaggaggaggaggtggaggcagcGCCTCGGCCCATGCCAAGCATCCCGGAGGACCTGGAGAGCCGGGAAGCCATG GTGGCATTTTTCAACTCAGCTGTAGCCAGTGCCGAGGAGGAGCAGGCAAGGCTACGTGGGCAGCTGAAGGAGCAAAGGGTGCGCTGCCGGCGCCTGGCTCACCTGCTGGCCTTGGCCCAGAAGGAGCCTGAGGTGGCAGCCCCGGCCCCAGGGACTGGGGGCGATTCTGTGTGTGGGGAAACCCACCGGGCCCTGCAGGGGGCCATGGAGAAGCTGCAG AGCCGCTTTATGGAGCTCATGCAGGAGAAGGCGGACCTGAAGGAGAGGGTAGAGGAACTGGAACATCGCTGTATCCAGCTGTCTGGAGAGACAGACACCATTG GAGAGTACATCGCACTGTACCAGAGTCAGAGGGCAGTGCTGAAGGAGCGGCACCGGGAGAAGGAGGAGTATATCAGCAGGCTGGCCCAAGACAAGGAGGAGATGAAG GTGAAGCTGCTGGAGTTGCAGGAGCTGGTCTTACGGCTTGTGGGCGACCGCAGCGAGTGGCATGGCAGATTCCTGGCAGCTGCCCAGAACCCTGCCCATGAGCCTGCTCCAGGGGCCCCAGCCCCCCAGGAGCTTGGGGCTGCCGACCAGCAGGGTG ATCTTTGCGAGGTGAGCCTCACCGGCAGCGCGGAGGCCGCCCAAGGAGAGGCCAGGGAGGGCTCTCCCCGTGACAACCCCACTGCACAGCAGATCATGCAGCTGCTTCGTGAGATGCAGAACCCCCGGGAGCGCCCAGGCTTGGGCAGCAACCCCTGCATTCCTTTTTTTTACCGGGCTGACGAGAACGATGAGGTGAAGATCACTGTCATCTAA
- the LOC105463977 gene encoding golgin subfamily A member 2 isoform X4, with protein sequence MWPQPRLPPRPAMSEETRQSKLAAAKKKLREYQQRNSPGVPTGAKKKKKIKNGSNPETTTSGGCHSPEDTPKDNADSLQPSDDTVLPGGVPSPGASLTSMAVSQNHDADNVPNLMDETKTFSSTESLRQLSQQLNGLVCESTTCVNGEGPASSANLKDLEKQQNQEITDQLEEEKKECHQKQGALREQLQVHIQTIGILVSEKAELQTALAHTQHAARQKEGESEDLASRLQYSRRRVGELERALSAVSTQQKKADRYNKELTKERDALRLELYKNTQNNEDLKQEKSELEEKLRVLVTEKAGMQLNLEELQKKLEMTELLLQQFSSRCEAPDANQQLQQAMEERAQLEAHLGQVMESVRQLQMERDKYAENLKGESAMWRQRMQQMSEQVHTLREEKECSMSRVQELETSLAELRNQMAEPPPPEPPAGPSEVEQQLQAEAEHLRKELESLAGQLQAQVQDNEGLSRLNREQEERLLELERAAELWGEQAEARRQILETMQNDRTTISRALSQNRELKEQLAELQSGFVKLTNENMEITSALQSEQHVKRELGKKLGELQEKLSELKETVELKSQEAQSLQQQRDQYLGHLQQYVAAYQQQVATYQQLTSEKEVLHNQLLLQTQLVDQLQQQEAQGKAVAEMARQELQEAQERLESVTQQNQQLRSQLSLMAHPGEGDGLDREEEEEEEEEVEAAPRPMPSIPEDLESREAMVAFFNSAVASAEEEQARLRGQLKEQRVRCRRLAHLLALAQKEPEVAAPAPGTGGDSVCGETHRALQGAMEKLQSRFMELMQEKADLKERVEELEHRCIQLSGETDTIGEYIALYQSQRAVLKERHREKEEYISRLAQDKEEMKVKLLELQELVLRLVGDRSEWHGRFLAAAQNPAHEPAPGAPAPQELGAADQQGDLCEVSLTGSAEAAQGEAREGSPRDNPTAQQIMQLLREMQNPRERPGLGSNPCIPFFYRADENDEVKITVI encoded by the exons ATGTGGCCCCAACCCCGCCTCCCTCCCCGCCCCGCGATGTCGGAAGAAACCCGACAGAGCAAATTGGCCGCAGCGAAGAAAAAG TTGAGAGAATATCAGCAGAGGAACAGCCCTGGTGTTCCTACAGGAgcgaaaaagaagaagaaaataaaaaatggcagTAACCCTGAGACAACCACTTCTGGTGGTTGCCACTCACCTGAGGAT ACACCCAAGGACAATGCTGATTCTCTACAACCGTCTGATGACACTGTGTTACCTGGCGGTGTCCCTTCCCCTGGTGCCAGTCTCACTAGCATGGCGGTATCTCAG AATCATGATGCTGACAATGTCCCTAATCTCATGGATGAAACTAA GACTTTCTCATCAACCGAGAGCCTGCGACAACTCTCCCAACAGCTCAATGGTCTTGTTTGTGAG TCTACGACATGTGTGAATGGGGAGGGCCCTGCATCATCTGCTAACCTGAAGGATCTGGAG AAACAACAGAACCAAGAAATTACGGATCAGTTGGAAGAA gaaaagaaagaatgccACCAAAAGCAGGGAGCCCTAAGGGAGCAGTTACAG GTTCACATTCAGACCATAGGGATCCTCGTATCAGAGAAAGCTGAGTTACAGACAGCCCTGGCTCACACTCAGCATGCTGCCAGGCAGAAAGAAG GAGAGTCCGAAGATCTGGCCAGTCGCCTGCAGTATTCCCGGAGGCGTGTGGGAGAGTTGGAGCGGGCTCTCTCTGCTGTCTCCACGCAGCAGAAGAAAGCAGACAGG TACAACAAGGAGTTAACCAAAGAGAGAGATGCCCTCAGGCTGGAGTTATACAAGAACAC CCAAAACAATGAAGACCTGAAGCAAGAGAAATCAGAATTGGAAGAGAAGCTTCGGGTCCTAGTGACTGAGAAGGCTGGCATGCAACTTAACTTGGAAGAACTGCAAAAGAAGTTAGAGATGACAGAACTCTTGCTTCAACAG TTTTCAAGCCGGTGTGAAGCCCCTGACGCTAACCAGCAGTTACAGCAGGCCATGGAGGAGCGGGCACAGCTGGAAGCACACCTGGGGCAG gtAATGGAGTCAGTTAGACAACTACAAATGGAGAGAGATAAATATGCAGAGAATCTCAAAGGAGAGAGCGCCATGTGGCGGCAGAGGATGCAGCAGATGTCAGAGCAG GTGCACACATtgagggaggagaaggaatgTAGCATGAGTCGGGTACAGGAGCTGGAGACGAGCTTGGCTGAACTGAGGAACCAGATGG CTGAACCCCCACCCCCAGAGCCCCCAGCAGGGCCCTCCGAGGTGGAGCAGCAGCTACAAGCGGAGGCTGAGCACCTACGGAAGGAGCTGGAGAGTCTGGCAGGACAGCTCCAAGCCCAGGTGCAAGACAATGAGGGCTTGAGTCGCCTGaaccgggagcaggaggagaggctgcTGGAGCTGGAGCGGGCGGCCGAGCTCTGGGGGGAGCAGGCGGAGGCGCGCAGGCAAATCCTGGAGACCATGCAGAATGACCGCACCACCATCAGCCGCGCACTCTCCCAGAACCGGGAGCTCAAGGAGCAGCTGGCTGAGCTGCAGAGCGGATTCGTAAAGCTG ACTAATGAGAACATGGAGATCACCAGCGCACTGCAGTCGGAGCAGCACGTCAAGAGGGAGCTGGGAAAGAAGCTGGGTGAGCTGCAGGAGAAGCTGAGCGAGCTGAAGGAAACG GTGGAGCTGAAGAGCCAAGAGGCTCAGAGTCTACAGCAGCAGCGAGACCAGTACCTGGGACACCTGCAGCAGTATGTGGCCGCCTATCAGCAGCAGGTGGCCACCTATCAGCAGCTAACCTCTGAGAAGGAGGTGCTGCACAACCAGTTACTGCTGCAGACCCAGCTCGTGGaccagctgcagcagcaggaagCTCAGGGCAAAGCGGTAGCCGAGATGGCCCGCCAAGAGTTGCAGGAAGCCCAG GAGCGCCTGGAATCTGTCACCCAGCAGAACCAGCAGCTACGGTCCCAATTGAGCCTCATGGCTCATCCTGGGGAAG GAGATGGACtggacagggaggaggaggaagaagaggaggaggaggtggaggcagcGCCTCGGCCCATGCCAAGCATCCCGGAGGACCTGGAGAGCCGGGAAGCCATG GTGGCATTTTTCAACTCAGCTGTAGCCAGTGCCGAGGAGGAGCAGGCAAGGCTACGTGGGCAGCTGAAGGAGCAAAGGGTGCGCTGCCGGCGCCTGGCTCACCTGCTGGCCTTGGCCCAGAAGGAGCCTGAGGTGGCAGCCCCGGCCCCAGGGACTGGGGGCGATTCTGTGTGTGGGGAAACCCACCGGGCCCTGCAGGGGGCCATGGAGAAGCTGCAG AGCCGCTTTATGGAGCTCATGCAGGAGAAGGCGGACCTGAAGGAGAGGGTAGAGGAACTGGAACATCGCTGTATCCAGCTGTCTGGAGAGACAGACACCATTG GAGAGTACATCGCACTGTACCAGAGTCAGAGGGCAGTGCTGAAGGAGCGGCACCGGGAGAAGGAGGAGTATATCAGCAGGCTGGCCCAAGACAAGGAGGAGATGAAG GTGAAGCTGCTGGAGTTGCAGGAGCTGGTCTTACGGCTTGTGGGCGACCGCAGCGAGTGGCATGGCAGATTCCTGGCAGCTGCCCAGAACCCTGCCCATGAGCCTGCTCCAGGGGCCCCAGCCCCCCAGGAGCTTGGGGCTGCCGACCAGCAGGGTG ATCTTTGCGAGGTGAGCCTCACCGGCAGCGCGGAGGCCGCCCAAGGAGAGGCCAGGGAGGGCTCTCCCCGTGACAACCCCACTGCACAGCAGATCATGCAGCTGCTTCGTGAGATGCAGAACCCCCGGGAGCGCCCAGGCTTGGGCAGCAACCCCTGCATTCCTTTTTTTTACCGGGCTGACGAGAACGATGAGGTGAAGATCACTGTCATCTAA